One Methylocaldum marinum DNA window includes the following coding sequences:
- a CDS encoding sensor histidine kinase yields the protein MLDLYRTALDADEPTLYAAAIEAAVAVTGSEIGYFHLVNEDQETVELGTWSAATLRRCKAVYQRHYPISTAGIWADCARHRRPYIHNDYQGLSRKQGYPEGHVHLVRHLGVPVVCDDRVVLLVGVGNKTSDYDEEDLACLQAIADHAWSLIRHHRQRAALELSDQQFRDLQALVAICVWQWDPVEKKLVCDGNVRRIFGVDSSSDFPASVDALLRFIDPQDHASVLDVLNTASPDFAFDLELHGIRADRMLICLHFRGAAYPRSQGRGIILRGILQDITDRKRAEEALREADRRKDEFLAMLAHELRNPLAPIRNAVQVMRRLGTDDPKLRWTRDVIDRQVEHLARLVDDLLDVSRITRGKIELRKESLVVADILQRALEASRPLIEARRHRFSVRMPVEPIPIEGDFVRLAQVISNLLNNAAKYTDEGGQIRLSVERAGGEVAICVRDTGRGIDPAALPHVFDLFYQVDRTLDRTEGGLGIGLSLVENLVAMHGGTIQAFSAGRGLGSEFVIRLPISGVDDAGSTRPPLEMNPISPTRAE from the coding sequence ATGCTGGATTTATACCGCACCGCTCTCGATGCTGACGAGCCGACCTTGTACGCCGCGGCTATCGAGGCGGCGGTCGCGGTGACGGGCAGCGAGATAGGCTATTTCCATCTGGTCAATGAAGACCAGGAGACGGTCGAACTGGGGACCTGGTCGGCCGCGACGCTGCGCCGGTGCAAAGCCGTATACCAGCGCCACTATCCGATAAGCACCGCCGGCATCTGGGCCGACTGCGCCCGCCATCGCCGGCCCTATATCCACAACGACTACCAGGGGCTCAGCCGCAAGCAGGGATATCCGGAAGGCCATGTCCATTTGGTGCGCCATCTGGGGGTGCCGGTCGTATGCGACGATCGCGTGGTGCTGCTGGTCGGTGTCGGCAACAAGACCTCGGACTACGACGAAGAGGATCTGGCGTGCCTCCAGGCCATCGCGGATCATGCCTGGTCTTTGATTCGCCACCATCGCCAGCGGGCAGCGCTGGAACTCTCCGACCAACAGTTTCGCGATCTGCAAGCCTTGGTTGCGATCTGCGTTTGGCAGTGGGACCCGGTGGAAAAAAAGCTCGTTTGCGATGGGAATGTGCGCCGCATTTTCGGCGTCGATTCCTCGAGCGATTTTCCCGCCAGCGTCGATGCCTTGCTGCGCTTCATCGACCCTCAGGATCACGCGTCGGTGTTGGATGTCCTCAACACGGCGTCCCCGGATTTCGCTTTCGACCTGGAACTGCATGGCATTCGCGCCGATCGGATGCTCATTTGCCTGCATTTCCGCGGCGCCGCGTACCCGCGTTCCCAGGGCCGCGGCATCATTCTGCGCGGCATTCTGCAGGACATCACCGACCGCAAACGCGCGGAGGAAGCGCTGCGGGAGGCGGACCGCCGCAAGGACGAATTTCTCGCCATGCTGGCCCATGAACTCCGCAATCCTCTGGCGCCGATCCGCAACGCCGTTCAGGTCATGCGCAGGCTGGGAACCGACGACCCCAAGCTGCGCTGGACGCGTGACGTCATCGATCGGCAGGTGGAGCATCTGGCTCGACTGGTGGACGACCTCTTGGATGTATCCCGCATCACCCGCGGCAAGATCGAACTGCGGAAGGAATCGCTGGTTGTCGCCGATATCCTGCAGCGCGCGTTGGAAGCCAGCCGTCCCCTGATCGAGGCCCGCCGCCACCGATTCTCGGTTCGAATGCCGGTAGAACCGATCCCTATTGAAGGCGATTTCGTGCGACTGGCACAGGTGATTTCCAATTTGCTCAACAATGCCGCCAAGTACACCGACGAGGGTGGGCAAATCCGGCTGAGCGTCGAACGCGCGGGCGGCGAGGTCGCCATTTGCGTGCGCGATACCGGCCGCGGCATCGATCCGGCAGCGTTGCCCCACGTTTTCGATCTGTTTTATCAGGTGGATAGGACCCTCGACCGCACCGAAGGGGGATTGGGAATAGGCCTTTCGCTGGTCGAAAACCTGGTGGCGATGCATGGCGGGACGATTCAGGCTTTCAGCGCGGGCCGGGGGCTGGGCAGCGAATTCGTCATCCGTTTGCCGATCAGCGGCGTGGATGACGCCGGAAGCACCCGTCCACCGCTTGAGATGAATCCGATCAGTCCTACGCGGGCCGAGTGA
- a CDS encoding RES family NAD+ phosphorylase → MPANTWTPTALASESRPWRGSGWRAVEAQHRVATMHLAAGNLEDQALLEEILDEAKPRLPADVQGLHWLLATPFRYWPLPGGSRFRRRTDPGVFYGAEDRGTACAESGYWRLRFWLDSEGLSGRSASVELTLFEFHAATEKAIDLSEPPLVSDRETWTHPSDYTGTQLLAEHAREAGIDLIRYESVRAPGGFCVAVLKPQPFKSVKRPYRNHQQTWTLLIQPPHRIVLQRQLDRESWVFEF, encoded by the coding sequence ATGCCTGCGAATACCTGGACGCCCACCGCGCTCGCGTCTGAGTCCCGGCCCTGGCGGGGCAGCGGCTGGCGGGCGGTGGAAGCGCAGCACCGGGTTGCCACCATGCACCTGGCCGCGGGCAACCTGGAGGACCAGGCCCTTCTGGAGGAGATCCTCGACGAGGCCAAGCCGCGCCTGCCTGCCGACGTCCAGGGCTTGCACTGGCTGCTGGCGACGCCGTTCCGCTATTGGCCGCTGCCGGGTGGATCGCGATTTCGCCGGCGCACCGACCCCGGGGTCTTTTACGGCGCCGAGGACCGCGGAACCGCCTGTGCCGAAAGCGGATACTGGAGGCTGAGGTTCTGGCTGGATAGCGAAGGCCTGTCCGGACGCTCGGCGAGCGTCGAGCTGACCCTGTTCGAGTTTCATGCCGCTACCGAAAAAGCCATCGATCTATCCGAGCCGCCCCTGGTCTCCGACCGGGAAACCTGGACGCACCCTTCCGACTACACCGGCACGCAGCTGCTGGCCGAACACGCACGGGAAGCCGGTATCGACCTGATCCGCTACGAATCGGTCCGCGCCCCCGGCGGCTTCTGCGTGGCGGTGCTGAAGCCGCAGCCCTTCAAATCGGTAAAAAGGCCTTACCGTAACCATCAGCAAACCTGGACCTTGCTCATCCAGCCGCCGCACCGAATCGTCCTGCAGCGCCAGTTGGACCGGGAAAGTTGGGTATTCGAGTTTTGA
- a CDS encoding MbcA/ParS/Xre antitoxin family protein, with translation MIRSASVPASDRSRVLTRAVIEAAHRLGLGPNDLKSIIGASQPTASRLLNGRYQLPEGGKSWELAAHFVRLYRSLSSLVSGDDELARSWLKSANRAFDGQLPLEVIKRVDGLIHACEYLDAHRARV, from the coding sequence ATGATACGCTCGGCTTCAGTCCCCGCCTCGGACCGCTCTCGCGTCCTCACGCGAGCGGTGATCGAGGCCGCTCACCGCCTGGGCCTCGGGCCCAACGATCTGAAAAGCATTATCGGCGCTAGCCAACCGACCGCCTCCCGGCTGTTGAACGGCCGCTACCAGCTTCCCGAAGGCGGCAAATCCTGGGAACTGGCCGCCCATTTCGTACGCCTTTACCGCTCGCTGTCTTCGCTGGTCAGCGGCGACGACGAGCTGGCGCGAAGCTGGCTGAAATCGGCCAATCGAGCGTTCGACGGACAACTTCCGTTGGAGGTCATCAAGCGTGTCGACGGACTGATACATGCCTGCGAATACCTGGACGCCCACCGCGCTCGCGTCTGA
- a CDS encoding AMP-binding protein, with protein MDSLAVFFERQTRRHGPREAACYRPRYRTIRWSYDVLGERVLRLTQTLAEHGVGAGDRVVLCAGNSPHWVAAFFAILGRGGVVVPLNPKSTPEQIKRIGKSAEPRLALLSRSLTWPDEAMPCLPIDSAYAVIETAAARDRMVSENTGELAEIIYTSGTTGDPKGVMLSHGNLLADLDAVMEAVPLKPDDHILTLLPLFHVFGQMTSLLCSLHSGCAVTYLAAPTTRAVREALAHTPATHLVAVPEVLKTMMDRLENRLGRIPGFLRRALRDRIRSRISGTLRTIVCGGAPLDPTVEDKWWSLGFEVLQGYGLTETSPVISANTSDAHRTGSVGKPLAGVEVRLADDGEILVRGPIVMQGYYRDDKRTRAVLDDGWFKTDDAGRFDADGFLYVFGRKKYMILGPSGENVFPEDLEAELNRIPAVSDSAVVGLPKNGRTVIHAALLCEPDQTAGVVAEANRHLAPHQQITSWSVWPEPDFPRSVTRKVKKEEVIKRLGSEPGEKPIPGGRITPLKRLLAEVTKTEIEKIDDATRIVSGLGLDSLLRIELVSRIEDEFGVYVEETQITPELTVADLDTLVQGQKGRMPGPGDYPRWSNSAWANRLRPVAHQAIFRWWLSIFCRLRVSGEENLANLRQPVLFMANHRSFLDPVVAIWAIPAAFRSRLGIAAGTEVLYGKYPWFAPLAELAFNAFPFPTEAHENIRPGLDYVGRMLDDGRNVLIFPEGGLNRSDERLQSFKAGTGVVAVEMGVPVIPLAILGTETILPPDTIVPQRRGEVTIRFGQPLHLTGEKYADATLRIQSCIGRLLEEQDNRRPG; from the coding sequence ATGGACTCGCTAGCTGTGTTCTTCGAACGGCAAACCCGCCGCCACGGACCTCGGGAAGCCGCTTGTTACCGGCCGAGATACCGGACCATTCGCTGGAGCTACGACGTGCTCGGCGAGCGCGTACTGCGACTGACGCAAACGCTGGCCGAGCACGGTGTCGGTGCGGGCGATCGGGTCGTACTTTGCGCCGGGAACTCGCCGCATTGGGTGGCAGCCTTTTTCGCCATCCTGGGCCGTGGCGGCGTCGTGGTGCCCCTGAATCCGAAAAGCACGCCGGAACAGATCAAGCGGATCGGCAAATCCGCCGAGCCCAGGCTGGCCTTGCTTTCGCGTTCTCTCACCTGGCCCGATGAGGCCATGCCCTGCTTGCCGATCGACTCGGCTTATGCCGTGATCGAAACCGCGGCTGCCCGGGATAGAATGGTTTCCGAAAACACCGGAGAACTCGCCGAAATCATCTATACCTCGGGAACGACCGGCGATCCCAAGGGCGTCATGCTCTCCCATGGAAACCTTCTGGCCGATCTCGATGCGGTGATGGAAGCGGTGCCGTTAAAGCCCGACGATCATATTCTCACGCTGCTCCCGCTGTTTCACGTCTTCGGCCAGATGACCAGCCTCTTGTGCTCGCTCCACAGCGGCTGCGCGGTGACCTATCTCGCCGCTCCGACCACCCGGGCCGTCCGCGAAGCCCTGGCCCACACACCGGCGACCCACCTGGTCGCGGTGCCCGAAGTGCTGAAAACCATGATGGATCGCCTCGAGAATCGGCTGGGACGAATTCCGGGCTTTCTCAGGCGCGCGCTGCGCGACCGCATCCGCTCCCGCATCTCGGGGACGCTGCGGACCATCGTCTGCGGCGGTGCCCCGCTCGATCCGACCGTCGAGGACAAATGGTGGAGCCTGGGCTTCGAAGTCTTGCAAGGCTACGGACTCACCGAAACGAGTCCGGTCATCAGCGCCAACACCTCCGATGCCCATCGCACCGGATCGGTCGGAAAGCCTCTCGCCGGGGTCGAGGTCAGACTTGCCGATGACGGCGAAATATTGGTTCGAGGTCCGATCGTGATGCAGGGATATTATCGGGACGATAAACGCACCCGAGCGGTTCTGGACGATGGCTGGTTCAAGACCGACGATGCCGGACGATTCGACGCAGACGGATTTCTGTACGTTTTCGGGCGCAAGAAATACATGATTCTCGGGCCGAGCGGGGAAAACGTCTTTCCGGAAGACCTGGAAGCCGAGCTGAACCGAATTCCCGCCGTTTCAGACAGCGCGGTGGTCGGTTTGCCGAAAAACGGCCGAACCGTCATTCATGCCGCGCTTCTGTGCGAGCCCGACCAGACCGCCGGCGTGGTGGCCGAGGCTAACCGCCACTTGGCCCCGCACCAGCAGATCACGAGCTGGTCGGTTTGGCCCGAGCCCGATTTTCCCCGCTCGGTTACGCGCAAGGTAAAAAAAGAAGAGGTCATCAAGCGACTCGGCAGCGAGCCGGGCGAAAAACCGATTCCAGGCGGGCGAATCACGCCGCTCAAGCGGCTGCTGGCCGAAGTGACGAAAACCGAAATCGAAAAAATCGACGACGCGACCCGGATCGTCTCCGGCCTGGGTCTCGATTCCCTGCTTCGGATCGAGTTGGTTTCACGGATCGAAGACGAATTCGGGGTTTATGTCGAAGAAACGCAAATCACGCCGGAGCTGACGGTCGCCGATCTGGATACGCTGGTGCAAGGCCAGAAGGGACGAATGCCCGGGCCGGGCGATTATCCGCGCTGGTCGAACTCCGCCTGGGCCAACCGGTTGCGTCCCGTGGCGCACCAGGCAATCTTCCGCTGGTGGCTTTCGATCTTCTGCCGCCTGCGGGTAAGCGGCGAGGAAAACCTGGCGAATCTCCGGCAACCGGTGTTGTTCATGGCGAACCACCGCAGTTTTCTCGATCCGGTCGTCGCCATCTGGGCGATTCCCGCGGCGTTTCGCTCGCGCCTCGGCATCGCGGCCGGCACCGAGGTTCTTTACGGCAAATACCCCTGGTTCGCGCCGCTGGCGGAACTCGCGTTCAATGCCTTCCCCTTCCCCACCGAAGCCCACGAAAATATCCGGCCGGGCCTGGATTACGTCGGCCGCATGCTCGACGACGGCCGGAACGTTCTGATTTTTCCGGAAGGCGGGCTGAACCGGTCCGACGAGCGGCTGCAGAGCTTCAAAGCCGGCACGGGCGTGGTCGCGGTCGAGATGGGTGTTCCGGTGATCCCGCTGGCCATACTGGGCACCGAAACAATCCTGCCTCCCGACACCATCGTTCCGCAAAGACGCGGCGAAGTGACTATACGCTTTGGACAGCCCTTGCATTTGACGGGAGAAAAATACGCCGACGCGACCTTGCGCATCCAATCATGTATCGGCCGTTTACTCGAAGAACAAGACAACCGCAGGCCGGGTTAG
- a CDS encoding putative quinol monooxygenase: protein MITVIWDTWLKPGAEQEGLRLTRQVWSDMRSFEGYVSHQIFIDKDAPGHIIALAHWRSRADADAVREKYKDSDTVRRLTPLLARPRERWVTCEDQAT from the coding sequence ATGATTACGGTTATTTGGGATACTTGGCTGAAACCCGGTGCGGAACAAGAAGGGCTCCGACTGACGCGCCAAGTATGGTCGGACATGCGAAGCTTCGAGGGCTACGTCTCGCATCAGATTTTCATCGATAAGGACGCTCCGGGGCATATCATCGCGCTCGCCCATTGGCGGAGCCGGGCGGATGCGGACGCCGTCCGCGAAAAATACAAGGACTCCGATACGGTCCGCCGGCTCACCCCGCTGCTCGCCCGCCCACGGGAACGCTGGGTGACTTGCGAAGACCAGGCAACATAA
- a CDS encoding outer membrane lipoprotein-sorting protein gives MKSVLSFVAGALLLALSASVAAEDMPKSDTPSAVELLQKADEYRNFKGKSFAFELKLRSIEPDEAEKTFLLKAEILNAHTSLIIYAEPVSERGKALLMDKSNLWFHSPLSSKPIRITPQQRLLGEASNGDVASTDFSGDYDPTYLKQETVDGIPCHVLELKAKPDSLATYDKLHLWIQQKNFMPYRAEFFATTGKLLKTARYTRYEKLPDLGGKEQLVTIEIQNPLSAGKKTIMEYSQFKVADLPVSRFTVSALSRLR, from the coding sequence ATGAAATCCGTTTTATCCTTCGTGGCCGGCGCTCTGCTGCTGGCCTTGTCCGCTTCCGTGGCGGCCGAAGACATGCCTAAGAGCGACACCCCGTCGGCGGTCGAGTTGCTTCAAAAAGCCGACGAATACCGCAATTTCAAAGGCAAGTCGTTTGCTTTCGAACTCAAGCTGCGCAGCATCGAGCCCGACGAAGCCGAAAAGACTTTCCTGCTCAAGGCCGAGATCCTGAATGCCCACACGTCGCTGATCATCTACGCCGAACCGGTCAGCGAGCGGGGCAAGGCGCTCCTGATGGACAAGAGCAATCTCTGGTTCCACTCGCCCTTGAGCAGCAAGCCCATCCGCATCACCCCACAGCAGCGGCTGCTGGGCGAAGCCTCCAACGGCGACGTCGCCAGTACCGATTTTTCCGGCGACTACGATCCGACCTACCTGAAGCAAGAGACCGTGGACGGCATCCCCTGCCACGTCCTCGAACTGAAGGCCAAGCCCGACAGTCTCGCGACCTACGACAAACTGCACCTGTGGATACAACAGAAGAACTTCATGCCCTATCGGGCGGAGTTTTTCGCGACTACCGGAAAACTGCTCAAGACGGCGCGCTACACCCGCTACGAGAAGCTTCCTGACCTGGGCGGCAAGGAGCAATTAGTCACCATCGAGATCCAGAATCCCTTGAGCGCGGGCAAGAAGACCATCATGGAATACTCGCAGTTCAAGGTCGCTGATCTCCCGGTTTCCCGGTTCACCGTATCGGCGCTCAGCAGGCTGAGATGA
- a CDS encoding ABC transporter permease has product MFLIKVAWRNILRHKRRSLFALLTILSGVTGIILFGGFVEANYIGLRESVIRSQYGHLQIHRAGYEANHRQDPDRYRMPLEQAERVKALLESNPHVQMTSRRLEFTALLGNEKNSQAAIVRGVDPETETLINSALTIIDGTDLDEEEPEGVLLGEGLAQALNVKVGDQLSLLGSTVNGVMNAVDVTVQGIFQSFAKEYDDAAMMMTLPHAQQLLNTQSVDTVVALLDETMALDAVVADVAARSRAQDLGIEWIEWHELATFYQKVVDLYDGFFLFINLVIYVVVVFGVANTMIVTVMERTAEIGTLRAMGTHRGGIVRQFLAEGLMLAVLGAVLGVLAGIALTYSLNALEIMMPPPPGSSKGYPLRIAYVPWIWAGSVGAVALIALFATLVPAMQAARKSIVDALRYV; this is encoded by the coding sequence ATGTTTCTGATCAAGGTCGCCTGGCGCAACATTCTCCGCCACAAGCGTCGCTCGCTGTTCGCCCTGCTGACGATTCTCTCGGGCGTCACCGGCATCATCCTGTTCGGCGGTTTCGTCGAGGCCAACTATATCGGCCTTCGGGAATCCGTGATTCGCAGCCAGTATGGGCATCTCCAAATCCACCGCGCGGGCTACGAAGCGAACCATAGGCAAGACCCCGACCGCTACCGCATGCCGCTGGAGCAGGCCGAACGGGTCAAGGCGCTTCTGGAGAGCAACCCCCACGTACAAATGACTTCGCGCAGGCTCGAGTTTACCGCGCTCCTGGGTAACGAAAAGAATAGCCAGGCGGCCATCGTGCGCGGCGTCGACCCGGAAACGGAAACGCTGATCAACTCCGCGCTGACGATCATCGACGGCACCGATCTGGACGAGGAGGAACCCGAGGGCGTATTGCTCGGGGAAGGCCTGGCTCAGGCGCTCAACGTCAAGGTCGGCGACCAGCTCTCGCTGCTCGGGTCCACCGTCAACGGCGTGATGAATGCGGTCGATGTGACGGTCCAAGGTATCTTCCAGAGTTTCGCCAAGGAATACGACGATGCCGCCATGATGATGACGCTCCCGCACGCGCAGCAACTCCTCAATACCCAGTCGGTCGACACCGTCGTGGCGTTATTGGACGAGACCATGGCCTTGGACGCGGTGGTGGCGGACGTGGCCGCCCGCAGCCGGGCGCAAGACCTCGGCATCGAATGGATCGAATGGCATGAGCTGGCCACCTTCTACCAGAAGGTGGTCGACCTCTACGACGGCTTTTTCCTGTTCATCAATCTGGTGATTTATGTGGTCGTGGTGTTCGGCGTGGCCAACACCATGATCGTCACGGTCATGGAGCGTACCGCCGAAATCGGCACGCTGCGCGCCATGGGCACCCATCGCGGCGGCATCGTCCGGCAGTTCCTGGCCGAGGGGCTGATGCTGGCCGTCCTCGGCGCCGTACTCGGCGTCCTCGCAGGCATCGCCCTGACCTATTCGCTGAATGCCCTCGAGATCATGATGCCGCCGCCTCCCGGATCATCCAAGGGCTATCCGCTCCGCATCGCGTACGTTCCCTGGATCTGGGCCGGTTCGGTCGGCGCGGTCGCCCTGATCGCCCTGTTCGCCACCCTGGTGCCGGCCATGCAGGCGGCGCGGAAATCCATCGTCGATGCTCTGAGATACGTTTGA
- a CDS encoding ABC transporter ATP-binding protein — MGFIQISELHKTYRLGESQVHALRGVSLAVKEGERLFLGGPSGSGKSTLLHIIGCLDRFDQGRIVVAGRDVASADDRALADFRARHIGFVFQNFNLLPVLTVFENVEYPLLLNGEKSAKKRRGRVEGMLEAVGLLGHAKHYPNELSGGQRQRVAIARALVHHPRLLIADEPTANLDSTTGEAIIQLMLDLSREQGSTVIICTHNRELLENAERCILLRDGKIENDATAGTQGRTAACF, encoded by the coding sequence ATGGGCTTCATTCAAATCAGCGAATTGCACAAGACCTACCGGCTCGGCGAGAGCCAGGTGCATGCGCTCCGCGGCGTCTCCCTCGCCGTGAAGGAAGGCGAGCGCCTGTTCCTGGGCGGCCCCTCGGGCAGCGGGAAATCGACGCTGCTCCACATCATCGGCTGTCTCGACCGCTTCGATCAGGGCCGTATCGTCGTCGCGGGACGTGACGTCGCCTCCGCCGACGATCGGGCGCTGGCCGACTTCCGCGCGCGCCATATCGGCTTCGTTTTTCAGAATTTCAATCTGCTGCCGGTGCTGACGGTATTCGAGAACGTGGAATATCCCTTGCTCCTGAACGGCGAGAAAAGCGCCAAGAAACGCCGCGGCCGGGTCGAAGGCATGCTTGAGGCCGTGGGGCTACTCGGACACGCCAAACACTATCCGAACGAGCTCTCCGGCGGGCAGCGGCAGCGGGTCGCCATCGCCCGCGCGCTGGTCCATCATCCGCGCCTGCTCATCGCGGACGAGCCGACGGCCAATCTGGATTCCACTACCGGCGAAGCGATCATACAGCTCATGCTGGACCTCTCTCGCGAGCAGGGCTCGACGGTGATCATCTGCACCCATAACCGGGAACTTCTGGAAAATGCCGAACGCTGCATCCTGCTGCGGGACGGCAAGATCGAAAACGACGCGACGGCGGGAACTCAGGGGAGGACGGCGGCATGTTTCTGA
- a CDS encoding SDR family oxidoreductase, producing the protein MVSHPRIWLLGRETYAGALADRLAAQGATVHHSEESDPADAESATERLERAIEAAHAALGGIDALVFLDRLRRASPESNPDEVLAETIAASKRLFLAVRALAPRMAKDRVEGNVIVICDDAASSGREGFLAGAAAGGALIGMSKCLAKELGRYRIAVNVICHGFIEGIDTGVRLTAHEQMLFKVMGLGRQGNPGHLAANVLHLAHGGHWMTGQVLRVDDGLII; encoded by the coding sequence ATGGTAAGCCATCCCCGGATCTGGCTCCTGGGGCGCGAAACCTACGCCGGCGCACTCGCCGACAGGCTGGCCGCGCAAGGCGCCACGGTCCACCACTCCGAGGAATCGGACCCGGCGGATGCCGAATCCGCGACGGAACGTCTGGAACGGGCGATCGAAGCGGCACACGCGGCGCTCGGCGGCATCGATGCGCTGGTCTTTCTCGACCGCCTGCGCCGGGCCTCGCCCGAATCCAATCCGGACGAGGTGCTGGCGGAAACGATCGCGGCGAGCAAGAGGCTGTTCCTCGCGGTACGCGCGCTCGCGCCGAGGATGGCCAAAGACCGCGTCGAAGGCAACGTGATCGTGATCTGCGACGACGCCGCCAGCAGTGGGCGCGAAGGCTTCCTGGCCGGGGCCGCCGCGGGCGGCGCGCTGATCGGTATGAGCAAATGCCTGGCGAAGGAGCTCGGCCGCTACCGGATCGCCGTCAACGTGATTTGCCACGGTTTCATCGAAGGAATCGACACCGGCGTCCGGCTCACGGCCCACGAACAGATGTTGTTCAAGGTGATGGGGCTTGGCAGGCAGGGCAATCCGGGCCATCTCGCCGCCAATGTCCTGCATCTCGCTCACGGCGGCCATTGGATGACCGGGCAAGTGCTGCGGGTGGACGACGGTTTGATCATCTAG
- a CDS encoding SDR family NAD(P)-dependent oxidoreductase has product MPYTAINDTAAGSGSTSLAERRVLIAGASGAIGAAIAAAVADAGARVCLHYHRSAGPVERLAERINAERGPSRAFPAQADLTEREAAENLFDRAFDRLGGVDVLINCIGTARDDSIMMLSERDADLMLRGNLAPVVYLCEAMRCRCAARDYGRIINITSITGLVGQPMRSLYGAAKGAVIAYTKGLAREIAGRGWTANCIAPQVLDGGIADVMKPQVRAAIMGSTPIKRSCTPNDLVGAALFLASAEAGFITGTVLNVTGGLVTW; this is encoded by the coding sequence ATGCCGTACACAGCCATCAACGACACGGCGGCCGGATCGGGCTCAACGTCGCTCGCCGAACGCCGCGTGCTCATCGCCGGCGCCAGTGGCGCCATCGGTGCGGCGATCGCCGCCGCCGTCGCCGATGCGGGCGCGCGGGTCTGCCTCCATTACCATCGGAGCGCCGGCCCCGTGGAGCGCCTGGCCGAGCGCATCAACGCGGAGCGGGGGCCATCCCGCGCCTTTCCGGCGCAGGCCGACCTGACCGAGCGCGAAGCGGCGGAAAACCTGTTCGATCGCGCGTTCGACCGGCTGGGCGGCGTGGACGTCCTGATCAATTGCATCGGCACGGCGCGCGACGATTCGATCATGATGCTGAGCGAACGCGATGCAGACCTCATGCTGCGGGGCAACCTGGCGCCGGTCGTCTATCTGTGCGAGGCCATGCGGTGCCGATGCGCCGCCCGGGATTACGGCCGCATCATCAACATCACCTCGATCACCGGCCTGGTGGGACAACCCATGCGTTCGCTGTACGGGGCGGCGAAAGGCGCGGTCATTGCCTACACCAAGGGGCTGGCGCGGGAAATCGCCGGCCGCGGCTGGACCGCCAACTGCATCGCGCCTCAGGTCCTCGACGGCGGTATCGCCGATGTCATGAAACCCCAGGTGCGCGCCGCGATCATGGGCAGCACGCCGATCAAGCGCAGCTGCACCCCGAACGATCTGGTCGGTGCCGCCCTGTTCCTCGCCTCGGCCGAAGCCGGCTTCATCACCGGAACGGTCTTGAACGTCACGGGGGGGCTGGTCACATGGTAA
- a CDS encoding tetratricopeptide repeat protein, with protein MMSMKRLLSVLVLASISAHGFAADVIYLKGAEAKDALAKYETALGQNPDDFEALKSAGIILHQLSRTAPDKQRVETAEQYLKKAQKLHPEDQEVAGWLGSVITMKALFETDPGKQTFFVKSGTRLLDKAVQKDPDNLVVRLTRAYNSMELPVFLKRTSFAVVDFKHYLALCESRECPAEHLADARGKLAEAEKILAENR; from the coding sequence ATGATGTCAATGAAACGACTGCTTTCCGTACTCGTGCTCGCATCCATCAGCGCCCACGGCTTCGCGGCCGACGTGATCTATCTCAAGGGCGCCGAGGCCAAAGACGCGCTGGCGAAATACGAAACCGCCCTCGGCCAGAACCCGGACGATTTCGAGGCATTGAAATCCGCGGGCATCATCCTGCATCAACTCAGCCGCACCGCACCCGACAAGCAGCGGGTTGAGACGGCGGAGCAGTATCTGAAGAAGGCGCAGAAGCTGCACCCTGAGGATCAGGAGGTGGCCGGCTGGCTGGGCAGCGTGATCACCATGAAAGCCCTGTTCGAAACCGATCCGGGCAAGCAGACCTTTTTCGTCAAGTCCGGTACGCGCCTGCTCGACAAGGCCGTGCAGAAGGATCCCGACAATCTGGTTGTACGCCTGACCCGAGCCTACAACAGCATGGAGCTGCCGGTCTTCTTGAAGCGGACCTCGTTCGCCGTGGTCGACTTCAAACATTATCTCGCGCTGTGCGAATCCCGTGAGTGCCCGGCGGAGCACCTGGCAGACGCCCGCGGCAAGCTCGCCGAGGCGGAAAAAATCCTCGCCGAAAACCGCTAA